GAAGTGGATGAAAATAGAGAAATTTCTGCAATGCCGTAGGCAAaagcaaaaaaattataaccacAAGATGCTAAAATATTAGAAATGCTCTTTGATAGCAAATACCTCCTCAAATACATGAAAGATGGCATTCCTCAGGTGCAGTGAAGATACAGTCAAAGTCTTGCGGCAAACTAATTATCAGCAAAGCCTACTCTAAATCAAATGGTAACACAACTCATGGTGGCCAGTCTCCTCTTTGATGCATAAAGCAGAGAACAACCTGCTTCAAAGTTCATGTACAAAACTCCTCGTATTAATGAGTGGAAGCAGTTGCAGCAGTACTACCAAGCCCCATCTTCTGCCCCAAGAGTGTGAgctgctcaacaaactctgcTCCAGTGAGAATTTCTGTTGTTCCATAGATAATATGCTTGACAGGCTGCTGGCGCTGTGCAAGCTCTTGCAAGCCCCCATACTCCATATAATTACCGCCACCAATCATGAACACCATGGCTTCTTTAAATGGCCCTTTGAGATGGCTACTACCAGCCCCTGACTTAGGAGAACGAGGATCAAACACAAGGTAAGAGTCGATTTCAGGATTAGGTTTCCCTTCCATCAAAGCTTCCACAATCCTTGTTAAAGCAAGCTGCCTATCGCTAGATAATAAGTTCTTAACACCAGCTGTCACAGCACTAATTGACTGTCCATAAAGCTTTTCGGCCCAATCTACAATATGACTCCTACTTGCAGAATTTGCTGATGCTAATGAAACATTCAAGGACTTGATTTTCTTCACATACTGGAATGCACAAGTATCAACCTCAGACTCCCGAAGAGCTGCTTCCACTGATTCAACTTCTGACTGGTTAAGGCTATCGGAGGATATAAGGTAAATGATTGCAAATCTCAGCTTATCCATCTTGGACCCCTTCCCTTTAAGCACACCCAAAAGTTCATTACGATCAATCCCACCTCTGACCATCATGTCATTCTCCTTTTTCGCATATGAATCAAGAGACCTCTCCTTGATCTCACCCAATAACACAGTTGCAATGTTTGTGTGCTTATCAATCACCTGCTTCCGCTCTGTCAACTCAGGCAGTGAGTTCACTGCATTCATCAAATGTTTAGTATTACCAATCAGGTCTGTTCCATCAAATTCTGTCCCATCCGTTCCACCAGTCCTCCTGTTCACCTCATCAACATCCTTCTTGTACTTATTCAATTGTGTCTCAATCTCCACAGCAACTTCAGGAAATTCCAGAGACCCATTTGCAACCCAGAAAGGGTCTGAACTATCCAACTCATATGACTTCATCCCTCCCTTTTCCCCCTGCACGCTCAACCTATTCAGCTTCAGTCCAAGCACATCATGAACAAGGGGGCGATACCTAAAGTCATGCTGTATCCCAACTGCCAACTCAAAATTCCTATCAAATATACACAAAATGGGCCTCTGAAATGAGCTCATAAAACCACCACCTTCTGAGAACAGGTTATTCTTTGATAACAAATGATCCCTCAATCTCTGATCCAATGCTGATGCCACCATCTCTGCTGGCCCTCCCCGTGGGCACCTGATAACGGGGACAACAGCCAGGGTTGCCAGCACACAAAACAAACCACTAACAATCTTCTCAACTATCTCCTCAATCTCCCTATCCCCAGCAGACGGATCATTTAATTGAACATAGCTAGATTTCTGGGCTAATGAAAACAAATTATCCTCCAAAGTCACAAACTCCAAATATTGATCATGCACCTTGGAAATCCTCTGTATAGAATCCGAATTCAGGGTCCCAGATGCAAGATCCTCAAGAAGTGGACGAGGGATCGAAGATGAAAAATTCAGGTGGAAGCTATCATAAACCGAGCGAGTTGCATCAGAAATAATTCTTTGAATGTTGGTTTGACTTGGTTGAACAAAGTACACAGCTGGGACATCATGAACGGGTTTCCGATCCTTATCAATAAGGAAATAGAGAGTAACCCCATGCTTGCGCAGATCCTTGACATGAATCAACGGGGATAAGATATTTTGGCAAAATCTGTCATAAATCAAGATCTTGTACACCTCTTCATTGGCAGTACCAGTTGCATTTACAGGTTGATTTAGGTTTAGCATCCGGATTATACATTCTACATTCAAAATAAACagatcaaaataacaaactaTCAGTTCATTCAATTCGTAGAAGAACAAGGATCAACGTCGGTGATTATACAAGAAAATTGAGAAAAGAACCGACTACCAGCGTTTAAGCTTGAAGGAAGAATGAgaatctagagcaaagaaaaatTACCGGTTTGTTTTTGACGGAGGTTGAGAGCCATGACCGTGAAAACTCTGATCTTTGTTGCCGCTCGCTAAGCCAAGTATTTCTTCCAAAGCTCGGTGCAAGGATTGAGAGTTGTTTCTGCTTGCTTCAGTAGCGGTGGACGTGGTGCTGTCTAGAGGAGAAGAGGCCTAAAACGCCCACTCAACTTGGCAATAATTGCAGCCCATGGGCTGAAATAGTTTGGTAATTTCATGAAGGCCAAGCCCattaacatttttattttttttatttttatgaaatatgaTTGATTGATTATCTCCATtatatatcattttaattttgtaagatattgtaataacaattcattattttatttccaaact
This is a stretch of genomic DNA from Manihot esculenta cultivar AM560-2 chromosome 2, M.esculenta_v8, whole genome shotgun sequence. It encodes these proteins:
- the LOC110608971 gene encoding SEC1 family transport protein SLY1 produces the protein MALNLRQKQTECIIRMLNLNQPVNATGTANEEVYKILIYDRFCQNILSPLIHVKDLRKHGVTLYFLIDKDRKPVHDVPAVYFVQPSQTNIQRIISDATRSVYDSFHLNFSSSIPRPLLEDLASGTLNSDSIQRISKVHDQYLEFVTLEDNLFSLAQKSSYVQLNDPSAGDREIEEIVEKIVSGLFCVLATLAVVPVIRCPRGGPAEMVASALDQRLRDHLLSKNNLFSEGGGFMSSFQRPILCIFDRNFELAVGIQHDFRYRPLVHDVLGLKLNRLSVQGEKGGMKSYELDSSDPFWVANGSLEFPEVAVEIETQLNKYKKDVDEVNRRTGGTDGTEFDGTDLIGNTKHLMNAVNSLPELTERKQVIDKHTNIATVLLGEIKERSLDSYAKKENDMMVRGGIDRNELLGVLKGKGSKMDKLRFAIIYLISSDSLNQSEVESVEAALRESEVDTCAFQYVKKIKSLNVSLASANSASRSHIVDWAEKLYGQSISAVTAGVKNLLSSDRQLALTRIVEALMEGKPNPEIDSYLVFDPRSPKSGAGSSHLKGPFKEAMVFMIGGGNYMEYGGLQELAQRQQPVKHIIYGTTEILTGAEFVEQLTLLGQKMGLGSTAATASTH